The Anaerotignum propionicum DSM 1682 sequence TACCTGTTAATTAATTTTGATTCAACTAATAAGTTCCTAATTGCCTGAGCAGCTTCTGCGTAAGTCAGATTCGCTTTCGGTGATATGGTTACCGCTGTAGTTCCATTGAATACATGGGCGGATAATACATTCTTTACATTTGTTTTTGCCCAATCACCTACTTGA is a genomic window containing:
- a CDS encoding S-layer homology domain-containing protein; translated protein: MAMYQRAMKITNLVGNDENRYQNYTDFAQVGDWAKTNVKNVLSAHVFNGTTAVTISPKANLTYAEAAQAIRNLLVESKLINR